In one Oscillospiraceae bacterium genomic region, the following are encoded:
- the pntB gene encoding NADP transhydrogenase subunit beta codes for MSAVAYYITCALLTLGVLAGISMMSRVRTAVAGNLLSAACTAGAVLLTMYRYAIFTLPELWICLGAGLVCGLVWARRIKMIEMPQVVALLNGFGGAASALVAAVSLLGGGGPGVFGLATAGLALAVGMVTLTGSLIAAGKLHKVLGQRPVVWPAHQAITTAALLAATAAVVLVAAQVISTGLSVALCALISGFFGVAFAIRVGGADMPITISLLNSLSGVAGAIAGMAIGDPLLVAVGGVVGASGLLLTQIMCRSMNRRLVDILLGRTSAAPAQAARPAPTDAQAPARQEAEETPDRLLRSARRVILIPGYGMAIAQAQRQVQQLAQWLERNGAQVDFAIHPVAGRMPGHMNVLLAEADVPYEKLREMDDINPEFADCDVAVIIGANDVVNPAANEAEGTPIYGMPVLDAGRAKHVVVCNFDRSPGYAGVPNPLYDRKNTVFLPGNAADTVQALLDALDGEAQAGRDVRPEGGTDLHAILDGAKRVILIPGYGMAIAQAQRQVWQLAEKLERRGARVDFAIHPVAGRMPGHMNVLLAEADVPYEKLREMDDINPEFADCDVAIVIGANDVVNPAANEAEGTPIYGMPVLDAGRARHVIVCNFDRSPGYAGVPNPLYDREHTVLLLGDAADTVKQLIEAV; via the coding sequence ATGAGCGCCGTGGCGTATTACATAACCTGCGCTCTGCTGACCCTGGGCGTGCTCGCCGGCATCTCCATGATGAGCAGGGTGCGCACCGCCGTGGCCGGCAACCTGCTCAGCGCGGCCTGTACGGCGGGCGCGGTGCTGCTGACGATGTACCGCTACGCCATCTTTACGCTGCCGGAGCTGTGGATTTGCCTGGGGGCCGGGCTGGTGTGCGGGCTTGTGTGGGCCCGGCGCATCAAGATGATCGAGATGCCCCAGGTGGTGGCGCTGCTCAACGGCTTCGGCGGCGCGGCGTCCGCGCTGGTGGCGGCGGTGTCCCTGCTGGGGGGCGGCGGGCCCGGCGTGTTCGGCCTTGCCACGGCCGGGCTTGCCCTCGCGGTGGGCATGGTGACGCTGACCGGGAGCCTGATCGCCGCGGGCAAGCTCCATAAGGTGCTGGGCCAGCGCCCCGTCGTCTGGCCCGCGCACCAGGCCATTACCACGGCGGCCCTGCTGGCGGCGACCGCCGCGGTGGTGCTGGTGGCCGCGCAGGTCATTTCAACCGGCCTGTCCGTGGCGCTGTGCGCCCTGATCAGCGGGTTTTTCGGCGTCGCCTTCGCCATCCGGGTGGGCGGCGCGGATATGCCCATCACAATTTCGCTGCTCAACTCCCTCTCGGGCGTGGCGGGCGCCATCGCGGGCATGGCCATCGGCGATCCGCTCCTGGTGGCCGTGGGCGGCGTGGTGGGCGCGTCCGGCCTGTTGCTTACGCAGATTATGTGCCGCTCCATGAACCGCCGGCTGGTGGACATCCTGCTGGGGCGGACTTCTGCGGCGCCCGCCCAGGCGGCGCGCCCGGCGCCCACGGACGCCCAGGCGCCCGCGCGGCAGGAGGCGGAGGAGACGCCGGACCGGCTGCTGCGGTCCGCCCGGCGGGTCATCCTGATCCCCGGCTACGGTATGGCCATCGCCCAGGCGCAGCGGCAGGTACAGCAGCTGGCCCAGTGGCTGGAGCGCAACGGCGCGCAGGTGGATTTCGCGATCCACCCTGTGGCGGGGCGGATGCCGGGGCACATGAACGTGCTGCTGGCCGAGGCCGACGTGCCCTATGAGAAGCTGCGGGAGATGGACGACATCAACCCGGAGTTCGCGGACTGCGACGTGGCGGTGATCATCGGCGCCAACGACGTGGTCAATCCCGCGGCCAACGAGGCGGAGGGCACGCCCATCTACGGCATGCCGGTGCTGGACGCGGGGCGGGCCAAGCACGTCGTCGTCTGCAATTTCGACCGCAGCCCGGGCTACGCCGGGGTGCCGAACCCCCTCTACGACCGGAAAAATACCGTGTTCCTGCCGGGAAACGCCGCGGATACGGTGCAGGCACTGCTGGACGCGCTGGACGGGGAGGCGCAGGCCGGCCGGGATGTGCGCCCGGAGGGCGGGACGGATCTGCACGCCATCCTGGACGGGGCGAAACGGGTCATCCTGATCCCCGGCTACGGCATGGCCATCGCCCAGGCGCAGCGGCAGGTGTGGCAGCTGGCGGAAAAGCTGGAGCGCCGCGGCGCGCGGGTGGATTTCGCGATCCACCCTGTGGCGGGGCGGATGCCGGGGCACATGAACGTGCTGCTGGCCGAGGCCGACGTGCCCTACGAGAAGCTGCGGGAGATGGACGACATCAACCCGGAGTTCGCGGACTGCGACGTGGCGATTGTAATCGGCGCCAACGACGTGGTCAACCCCGCGGCCAACGAGGCGGAGGGCACGCCCATCTACGGCATGCCGGTGCTGGACGCGGGGCGGGCCAGGCACGTCATCGTCTGCAACTTCGACCGCAGCCCGGGCTACGCCGGGGTGCCGAACCCGCTCTACGACCGGGAGCATACCGTGCTCCTTCTGGGGGACGCCGCGGACACGGTGAAACAGCTGATCGAGGCGGTATAG
- a CDS encoding NAD(P) transhydrogenase subunit alpha — protein MVIGIPAEIMHGERRVSAIPETVEKYVKAGFDVLVEKGAGAGAFYQDGQYEAAGARILDDAAELYAQADLILKVKEPQYNGAKQLHEVDMMHAGQYLITFIHPAAPANHEMVRALAAKGVVSLTLDGIPRISRAQNMDALTSMSTCAGYKGMIMAADALAKFAPQIFCAVGMIKPINALVIGCGVAGLQALATAKRLGAVTYAADIRPDAVEQAKSLGAKSVELGVPAEVAVGKGGYANALSGEWLEKERAVLRDVVKDMDVVFCSALVPSRVAPVLLDEEMVERMRPGSVIVDISIDQGGNCALTDPGEVCRKHGVTINGIKNIPGLLPTSSTWMFAHNICNLVLYLAKDGGLHLNEQDEIVASALTTVRGELVHAGAREAMGL, from the coding sequence ATGGTTATCGGAATTCCTGCGGAGATCATGCACGGGGAGCGGCGCGTTTCCGCCATCCCTGAGACCGTGGAAAAGTACGTCAAGGCCGGGTTCGACGTTCTGGTGGAAAAGGGCGCGGGCGCGGGGGCCTTCTACCAGGACGGGCAGTACGAGGCCGCGGGGGCGCGCATCCTTGACGATGCGGCGGAGCTGTACGCCCAGGCGGATCTGATTTTGAAGGTGAAGGAGCCCCAGTACAACGGGGCGAAGCAGCTGCACGAGGTCGATATGATGCACGCCGGCCAGTATCTGATCACGTTTATCCACCCGGCGGCGCCGGCCAACCACGAGATGGTGCGCGCCCTGGCGGCCAAGGGCGTCGTCAGCCTGACGCTGGACGGGATCCCGCGGATCTCCCGGGCGCAGAACATGGACGCGCTCACCTCCATGAGCACCTGCGCGGGCTACAAGGGCATGATCATGGCGGCCGACGCCCTGGCCAAGTTCGCCCCCCAGATTTTCTGCGCCGTGGGCATGATCAAGCCCATCAACGCGCTGGTCATCGGCTGCGGCGTGGCGGGGCTCCAGGCCCTGGCCACCGCCAAGCGGCTGGGCGCGGTGACCTACGCCGCCGACATCCGGCCCGACGCCGTGGAGCAGGCGAAGAGCCTGGGCGCGAAGAGCGTGGAGCTGGGTGTGCCCGCCGAGGTTGCGGTGGGGAAGGGCGGCTACGCCAACGCGCTGAGCGGGGAGTGGCTGGAGAAGGAGCGCGCCGTCCTGCGGGACGTGGTGAAGGACATGGACGTGGTGTTCTGCAGCGCCCTGGTGCCGAGCCGTGTGGCGCCCGTGCTGCTGGACGAAGAGATGGTGGAGCGCATGCGGCCCGGGTCTGTGATTGTGGACATCTCCATCGACCAGGGCGGCAACTGCGCCCTGACCGACCCCGGGGAGGTGTGCAGAAAGCACGGCGTGACCATCAACGGCATCAAGAATATCCCCGGCCTGCTGCCCACCAGCTCCACCTGGATGTTTGCGCACAACATCTGCAACCTGGTGCTGTACCTGGCGAAGGACGGCGGGCTGCACCTGAACGAGCAGGACGAGATCGTCGCCTCCGCCCTGACCACCGTCCGCGGGGAGCTGGTCCACGCCGGGGCCAGGGAGGCCATGGGGCTGTAG
- a CDS encoding AsnC family transcriptional regulator has product MDSIDIQILECLKKNARENASSISAKINLSVSAVIERIKKLESGGMIRQYSILLDYGKIDMGILAFISVGIEHPKYNEAFRATVLNMRQIAECHYVTGDLDYLLKVVASSTQDLEHVLDAIKAIKGVSATKTMVVFSTVKNDLCVLPEKTS; this is encoded by the coding sequence ATGGATAGTATCGACATACAAATTCTGGAGTGTCTGAAAAAGAACGCGCGGGAAAACGCATCGTCTATCAGCGCAAAGATCAACCTCTCCGTCTCCGCCGTCATTGAGCGCATCAAGAAGCTGGAGAGCGGCGGGATGATCCGGCAGTACTCCATTCTGCTGGACTACGGCAAGATCGATATGGGGATTCTGGCGTTCATCTCGGTGGGCATTGAGCACCCCAAGTATAACGAGGCCTTTCGCGCCACGGTGCTGAACATGCGCCAAATTGCGGAGTGCCACTACGTGACGGGCGATCTGGACTACCTCCTGAAGGTCGTGGCCAGCTCCACCCAGGATCTCGAGCACGTGCTGGACGCGATCAAGGCGATCAAGGGCGTCTCCGCAACAAAGACAATGGTGGTATTCTCTACTGTGAAAAATGATCTGTGTGTCCTGCCCGAAAAAACATCATAA
- a CDS encoding DNA helicase PcrA: MTFSEFRRHFHLTLNPRQEEAVRQTGGPVLLLAVPGSGKTTVLVARLGYMLYCEGVRPEQILTVTYTVAATRDMRRRFSAAFGEEYAGRLTFRTINGICAVVIRHYAARKGARAFALADDEGQLNAVVRELLAKSGSSYPSELQVKDARTHITFCKNRMLTEAEIREHKVDGMDFPAVWTGYQDFLNRSRLMDYDDQMVFTYRIFRQYPDILAHFRQRYPYLCVDEAQDTSKIQHAILRLLAAGSGNIFMVGDEDQSIYGFRAAWPQALLEFERTYPGARVLVMDVNYRSTRAIVEKADAFIHCNRDRHPKHMRTDNPQGAPVRKIVLPDYNRQYRYLLREARACMEPTAILYRNNDSALPLIDLLEQNGVPYACRQREGFFFTSPLVRDLTDMLEFAFDDGNRELFLRFYYKLDLKVKKAALAGLLRGMREDETVFGVLLDSGGLEPWQAGKVKALQTHFSKLPRLTSFAALQRLVKYMGYGDYLKEQRADTSKLDVLLSLANQTPGLESFLLRLRELRALLEEPPRADCPLTLSTIHASKGLEYDRVILIDVVDGLFPSVAEPGDEAERAALEEERRLFYVGATRARYQLDLLYCENRFGEPSGSGSSFLSQFLGEPSKSPAPAAPAPAKAGGPAGPSADQVSAWEKDYIPGVEVLHRRFGRGLLQSRTGSIATISFREGGVRKVDLPTCLRQGLLQPARPE; encoded by the coding sequence ATGACCTTTTCCGAATTCAGACGGCACTTTCACCTCACCCTCAACCCCCGGCAGGAGGAGGCCGTCCGGCAGACCGGGGGCCCCGTGCTGCTGCTGGCCGTGCCGGGCAGCGGCAAGACCACCGTGCTGGTGGCCCGGCTGGGCTATATGCTCTACTGCGAGGGGGTCCGCCCGGAGCAGATCCTCACCGTCACCTACACGGTGGCGGCCACCAGGGACATGCGGCGGCGCTTCTCCGCCGCCTTTGGGGAGGAGTACGCCGGGCGGCTGACCTTCCGCACCATCAACGGCATCTGCGCCGTGGTCATCCGGCACTACGCGGCCCGGAAGGGCGCCCGGGCCTTCGCCCTGGCGGACGACGAGGGGCAGCTGAACGCCGTGGTGCGGGAGCTGCTGGCCAAGAGCGGCTCCTCCTACCCCAGCGAGCTCCAGGTCAAGGACGCCCGCACCCACATCACCTTCTGCAAGAACAGGATGCTCACCGAGGCTGAAATCCGGGAGCACAAGGTGGACGGCATGGATTTCCCGGCGGTCTGGACCGGCTACCAGGACTTTCTGAACCGCAGCCGCCTCATGGACTACGACGACCAGATGGTCTTTACCTACCGCATCTTCCGCCAGTACCCCGACATACTCGCCCACTTCCGGCAGCGCTACCCCTACCTCTGCGTGGACGAGGCCCAGGACACCTCCAAAATCCAGCACGCCATTCTCCGCCTGCTCGCGGCGGGGAGCGGCAATATCTTCATGGTGGGGGACGAGGACCAGAGCATCTACGGCTTCCGAGCCGCCTGGCCCCAGGCCCTGCTGGAGTTCGAGCGCACCTATCCGGGGGCCCGGGTGCTGGTGATGGACGTGAACTACCGCTCCACCCGGGCCATCGTGGAGAAGGCGGACGCCTTCATCCATTGCAACCGGGACCGCCACCCCAAGCACATGCGCACGGACAACCCCCAGGGCGCGCCCGTGCGCAAAATCGTGCTGCCCGACTACAACCGCCAGTACCGCTATCTGCTCAGGGAGGCCCGGGCCTGCATGGAGCCCACCGCCATCCTCTACCGCAACAACGACAGCGCCCTGCCCCTCATTGACCTGCTGGAGCAAAACGGCGTGCCCTACGCCTGCCGCCAGCGGGAGGGCTTCTTTTTCACCAGCCCCCTGGTGCGGGATCTCACCGACATGCTGGAATTCGCCTTTGACGACGGCAACCGGGAGCTGTTCCTGCGCTTCTACTACAAGCTGGATTTGAAAGTAAAGAAGGCGGCGCTGGCCGGGCTGCTGCGGGGGATGCGGGAGGACGAGACGGTGTTCGGGGTCCTGCTGGACAGCGGCGGGCTGGAGCCCTGGCAGGCGGGCAAGGTGAAGGCCCTCCAGACCCACTTCTCCAAGCTGCCCCGGCTCACCAGCTTCGCCGCCCTCCAGCGGCTGGTGAAGTACATGGGCTACGGCGACTACCTGAAGGAGCAGCGCGCGGATACCTCCAAGCTGGACGTGCTGCTCTCCCTGGCCAACCAGACCCCCGGGCTGGAGTCCTTCCTGCTGCGCCTGCGGGAACTGCGCGCCCTCCTGGAGGAGCCCCCCAGGGCGGACTGCCCCCTGACCCTGTCCACCATCCACGCCAGCAAGGGCCTGGAGTACGACCGGGTCATCCTCATCGACGTGGTGGACGGCCTGTTCCCCTCGGTGGCCGAGCCGGGGGACGAGGCGGAGCGGGCCGCGCTGGAGGAGGAGCGGCGGCTCTTCTACGTGGGGGCCACCCGGGCGCGGTACCAGCTGGATCTGCTGTACTGCGAGAACCGCTTCGGCGAGCCGTCGGGCTCCGGCTCCTCCTTCCTCTCCCAGTTTTTGGGGGAGCCGTCCAAGTCCCCCGCGCCCGCCGCCCCGGCCCCCGCCAAAGCAGGCGGGCCCGCCGGGCCCTCGGCGGACCAGGTCTCCGCCTGGGAGAAAGACTACATCCCCGGCGTGGAGGTGCTCCACAGGCGCTTCGGACGCGGGCTGCTCCAGAGCCGCACCGGGAGCATCGCCACAATTTCCTTCCGGGAGGGGGGCGTCAGGAAGGTGGATCTGCCCACCTGCCTGCGGCAGGGCCTGCTTCAGCCGGCCCGCCCCGAGTGA
- a CDS encoding DNA-binding protein, with protein MAEQAGKNKVSIGIKLRQLRKMRDISLQQLAEETGMSYSYLSGLENDKHSISISTLQRLADFFDVELIHFLDTSEDPPVFLLEESGKQEVTQDGILVNLITAESAKNMKVSFVTMPPNTPNERQVIRGEKGEEFVSVLEGTLIFLIEGKRYVLHQGDSVFFASEREHALFTEAQPARIIQVSTPPNGRKGLYS; from the coding sequence GTGGCAGAGCAAGCCGGAAAAAACAAGGTCAGTATCGGGATAAAGCTGCGCCAGCTGAGGAAGATGCGGGACATATCGCTGCAGCAGCTGGCCGAGGAGACGGGGATGAGCTACTCCTATCTCTCCGGCCTGGAAAACGACAAGCACTCCATCTCCATCAGCACGCTGCAGCGGCTGGCGGATTTCTTCGACGTAGAGCTGATCCACTTCCTGGACACCAGCGAGGATCCCCCGGTATTCCTGCTGGAGGAGAGCGGAAAGCAGGAGGTGACGCAGGACGGGATCCTGGTCAACCTCATTACGGCGGAGTCGGCCAAGAACATGAAGGTGAGCTTCGTCACCATGCCGCCCAACACGCCCAACGAGCGGCAGGTCATCCGCGGCGAGAAGGGGGAGGAGTTCGTCTCGGTACTGGAGGGCACGCTGATCTTCCTGATTGAGGGGAAGCGGTACGTGCTGCACCAGGGGGACTCGGTGTTCTTCGCCTCGGAGCGGGAGCACGCCCTCTTCACCGAGGCCCAGCCGGCCCGGATCATCCAGGTCTCCACCCCGCCCAACGGCAGGAAGGGCCTCTACAGCTAG
- the arcC_3 gene encoding carbamate kinase: MGKRIVIALGGNALGSNLPEQAIAVRQTAAAIVDLIQEGHEVVVAHGNGPQVGMIQNAMTELTRSDPEKYIPCPLSVCVAMSQGYIGYDLQNALREELLNRGIEKGVATVLTQVQVDPADPAFQKPTKPIGAFMDKEEAETLASERGYTVVEDAGRGYRRVVASPRPQSIVEISSIRTMVDAGLVVVACGGGGIPVVSTGGHGLKGAAAVIDKDFASAVLAQQLNADSLIILTAVEKVAINFGKPDEQWLDSLTPDEARKYMGEGHFAPGSMLPKVQAAVQFAESGPGRTSLITLLEKAKAGINGETGTRIEG, encoded by the coding sequence ATGGGTAAACGCATTGTCATCGCTCTGGGCGGCAACGCCCTGGGCAGCAACCTGCCCGAGCAGGCCATCGCGGTCCGCCAGACCGCCGCCGCCATTGTGGACCTGATCCAGGAGGGCCACGAGGTGGTCGTCGCCCACGGAAACGGCCCCCAGGTGGGCATGATCCAAAACGCCATGACCGAGCTCACCCGCTCCGACCCCGAGAAGTACATCCCCTGCCCCCTCTCGGTCTGCGTGGCCATGAGCCAGGGCTATATCGGCTACGACCTCCAAAACGCCCTGCGGGAGGAGCTTTTGAACCGGGGCATCGAAAAGGGCGTGGCCACCGTGCTCACCCAGGTGCAGGTGGACCCCGCCGACCCCGCCTTCCAGAAGCCCACCAAGCCCATCGGCGCGTTTATGGACAAAGAGGAGGCCGAGACCCTGGCCTCCGAGCGGGGCTACACCGTGGTGGAGGACGCGGGCCGGGGCTACCGGCGCGTGGTGGCCTCCCCCAGGCCCCAGTCCATCGTGGAGATCTCCTCCATCCGCACCATGGTGGACGCGGGGCTGGTGGTGGTGGCCTGCGGCGGCGGCGGCATCCCCGTGGTCTCCACCGGGGGCCACGGCCTGAAGGGGGCGGCCGCCGTCATCGACAAGGACTTCGCCTCCGCCGTGCTGGCCCAGCAGCTGAACGCCGACTCCCTCATCATCCTCACCGCCGTGGAGAAGGTGGCAATCAACTTCGGCAAGCCCGACGAGCAGTGGCTGGACTCCCTCACCCCCGACGAGGCCCGCAAGTACATGGGCGAGGGGCATTTCGCCCCCGGCTCCATGCTGCCCAAGGTCCAGGCCGCGGTGCAATTCGCCGAGTCCGGCCCCGGCCGCACCTCCCTCATCACCCTGCTGGAGAAGGCCAAGGCCGGCATCAACGGCGAGACTGGCACCCGGATAGAGGGCTAG